The Rhododendron vialii isolate Sample 1 chromosome 8a, ASM3025357v1 genome has a window encoding:
- the LOC131298785 gene encoding uncharacterized protein LOC131298785, with product MERDNHMEGASNSRPPYFDGSDYPLWKTKMKNYLISLGIKVWRSILYGYEEPTIEDAITKEIRVKKEAEWDSGDITNCETNARALGAIFGAMSRNEVTRISSCVTAKEAWDILRTSHEGIETVRVSKLQMCTTRFEQLKMHDEENFDGFISRLTDIVNTFHSLGEPLSDLKVCRKILRSLPERFRVKVTAIEERTDVDKLTFAELVGKLQIFEINHLSDFKPSKTTSKSNNGIAFKSAREETFETCEDEDDINDEEIAMFAKKFRKFFRKGNNLGKPSKPSSSFKKNVFGNNDKQLSVEKSRKPQGIQCHECHGFGHIQSECANTLKKKMKKGLKVTWDDDSDEDGSESGGPENGEGNSRVSVLVASLESTEASKLPILSNTSSVKTSTTSEDEKEGDEDIGSIHEAYDEMYRECLTLKKKKKELESELKRIEKERVSLRIELDDLKKHNANLVEKFDTAEKERVEGLREVEKARSRICELEKDLSEASEAIRRNDCGATRIAEMTRTFRDKSGLGFIDPPSLQMESSDPKKKITFVSAETIVNPFSSSNAKSSENETLVSAKPVANLPSSSISKPIVHEFLEKRVLTCHHCGNEGHIRPKCYRLRRELRKKGQTQRPQKRFVPRGVVLGQSTLERPRNTSLKPFKNQDNDFFAQLNDLATQTSHIVKEINKLSVFAKIFDVNALARDRNLNGNSHTHAHSNKTWKKVENICHVAHIAYRAHNACIWYLDSGCSRHMTGDRSMFAMLENYDGGLVTFGDGKKGKVVGRGTISTPGLPTLHDVLFVDGLKANLLSIGQFCDNEHNVQFSKDTCSVLNSKGECVVKGIRSSDNCYCVEPHPSNMCHRVLLDDVEL from the coding sequence ATGGAACGTGATAATCATATGGAGGGTGCTTCTAATTCTCGACCTCCTTATTTTGACGGTAGTGACTACCCTCTTTggaaaacgaaaatgaaaaattatttaatatctCTTGGCATTAAGGTTTGGAGATCCATTTTGTATGGCTACGAAGAACCTACTATTGAAGATGCTATTACTAAGGAGATTAGAGTGAAAAAGGAGGCCGAATGGGATTCCGGTGACATTACAAATTGTGAGACTAATGCACGCGCTTTAGGAGCCATCTTTGGTGCTATGTCTAGAAATGAAGTCACACGTATATCCTCTTGTGTTACAGCTAAAGAGGCTTGGGACATTCTTCGTACTTCTCATGAGGGAATAGAGACGGTTAGGGTGTCTAAGCTTCAAATGTGCACAACACGATTTGAACAACTTAAAATGCATGACGAGGAAAACTTTGATGGCTTTATCTCTAGGTTAACCGATATTGTCAACACTTTCCATAGTTTAGGTGAGCCACTCTCTGACCTTAAAGTGTGTCGCAAAATCCTTAGGTCTCTTCCCGAGAGGTTTAGAGTTAAGGTCACCGCTATAGAAGAACGTACGGATGTTGATAAGTTGACCTTTGCCGAACTTGTAGGAAAACTTCAAATCTTTGAGATCAACCACCTCTCTGATTTCAAACCCTCAAAGACTACCTCAAAATCTAATAACGGTATAGCCTTTAAGTCAGCTCGTGAGGAAACCTTTGAAACTTGTGAGGATGAAGATGATATAAATGACGAAGAGATTGCCATGTTTGCTAAGAAATTTCGGAAATTCTTTAGGAAAGGAAACAATCTAGGTAAACCTTCTAAGCCATCTTCTAGCTTTAAGAAAAATGTCTTTGGAAACAATGATAAACAATTGTCGGTTGAAAAATCTAGAAAGCCACAAGGAATTCAATGTCACGAGTGTCATGGGTTCGGACACATTCAATCCGAGTGTGCTAATACTcttaagaagaaaatgaagaaaggtCTTAAAGTCACTTGGGATGATGATAGTGATGAGGATGGTAGTGAGAGTGGTGGTCCTGAAAATGGTGAAGGAAATTCTCGTGTATCTGTGCTTGTTGCCTCTCTTGAATCCACAGAGGCATCTAAACTTCCTATATTGTCTAATACTTCTAGTGTTAAGACTTCAACTACTAGTGAGGATGAAAAAGAAGGTGATGAGGATATAGGTTCAATTCATGAAGCATATGATGAGATGTATCGTGAGTGTCTCACccttaagaagaagaagaaagagttaGAAAGTGAGCTCAAGAggatagaaaaagaaagggtgTCACTTAGGATTGAGTTAGATGATCTTAAGAAACACAATGCAAATCTAGTCGAAAAATTTGACACCGCGGAGAAGGAAAGAGTAGAAGGTTTGAGAGAGGTTGAGAAGGCGAGATCTAGGATTTGTGAGTTAGAGAAAGACCTAAGTGAGGCTAGTGAAGCTATTAGAAGAAATGATTGTGGAGCCACTAGGATTGCCGAGATGACACGCACGTTTAGAGATAAGAGTGGTCTAGGTTTCATAGATCCACCTTCCCTACAAATGGAATCTAGTGACCCTAAGAAGAAAATCACGTTTGTAAGTGCTGAAACCATAGTGAATCCATTCTCCTCTAGCAATGCTAAATCTAGTGAGAACGAGACACTTGTGAGTGCTAAGCCCGTAGCAAATTTACCTTCTTCTAGCATCTCAAAACCTATAGTGCATGAGTTTCTTGAGAAGAGAGTCCTCACTTGTCATCATTGCGGAAATGAGGGTCACATTCGACCTAAATGCTATCGTTTGAGGAGAGAGCTTCGAAAGAAAGGTCAAACTCAAAGACCTCAAAAGCGATTCGTTCCCCGGGGCGTTGTCCTTGGTCAATCCACTTTGGAGAGACCTCGTAACACTTCTCTCAAGCCTTTCAAAAATCAAGACAATGACTTTTTTGCTCAATTGAATGATCTTGCGACTCAAACTTCTCATATTGTGAAAGAAATTAACAAATTGAGTGTATTTGCTAAGATTTTTGATGTAAATGCTCTTGCTCGTGATAGAAACTTAAATGGTAATTCGCATACTCATGCTCATTCTAACAAAACATGGAAAAAGGTTGAAAATATTTGTCATGTTGCACACATCGCATATAGAGCTCATAATGCTTGCATTTGGTATCTTGATAGTGGTTGTTCTAGGCACATGACCGGGGATAGGAGTATGTTTGCCATGCTTGAAAACTATGATGGTGGTCTTGTGACGTTTGGTGAtggtaaaaaaggaaaagtggTAGGTAGAGGCACCATTTCAACCCCCGGTCTCCCTACTTTGCATGATGTTCTATTTGTTGATGGTTTGAAAGCTAATCTCTTGAGCATAGGCCAATTTTGTGATAATGAGCATAATGTGCAATTTTCAAAAGATACGTGTTCCGTTCTTAATTCTAAGGGAGAATGTGTTGTTAAAGGAATTAGGTCTTCGGATAATTGCTATTGTGTTGAACCTCATCCTTCTAACATGTGTCATCGTGTTCTCCTTGATGATGTTGAATTGTAG